A part of Longimicrobiaceae bacterium genomic DNA contains:
- a CDS encoding alanine--glyoxylate aminotransferase family protein — MTAFGRFFLPGPTEVHPDVLAVQTQPMIGHRGAEFSALLAEADPVLRAVFGTSRPVYVSSSSATGLMEGAVRNGVRRRALSLVNGAFSERFRDLVADCGREVETYEVPWGAAHEPAEVERRLRAGGFDAVTLAHSETSTGVLNPLPNIAAAVREAEKATSDEVLVLADGVTSVAGMEIRAEEWGIDFFLTGSQKALALPPGLAFGTASERMMARAATLPGRGHYFDLLEFDRYHTKHQTPTTPALSLVYALVAQARRIAGEGVPARAARHAAMAARTHAWAESDGAAHGLSLFAPEGFRSPTVTTLALPDGLAGDDVVKRLAARGWTIGGGYGKLKANTIRIGHMGDHDLQGLNALLHELAEVLP, encoded by the coding sequence ATGACCGCGTTCGGCCGCTTCTTCCTGCCCGGTCCCACCGAGGTGCACCCGGACGTGCTGGCCGTGCAGACGCAGCCCATGATCGGCCACCGCGGCGCGGAGTTCTCCGCCCTGCTCGCGGAGGCGGACCCGGTGCTGCGCGCCGTGTTCGGCACCTCGCGGCCGGTGTACGTCTCGTCCTCGTCCGCCACGGGGCTGATGGAAGGCGCCGTGCGCAACGGCGTGCGGCGGCGGGCGCTGTCGCTGGTCAACGGCGCGTTCAGCGAGCGCTTCCGCGACCTGGTGGCCGACTGCGGGCGCGAGGTGGAGACGTACGAGGTGCCGTGGGGCGCCGCGCACGAGCCCGCCGAGGTGGAGCGCCGCCTGCGCGCCGGCGGCTTCGACGCCGTCACCCTCGCGCACTCCGAGACCTCCACCGGCGTCCTCAACCCGCTGCCGAACATCGCCGCCGCCGTGCGCGAGGCGGAGAAGGCCACGAGCGATGAAGTGCTGGTGCTGGCCGACGGCGTGACCAGCGTGGCGGGGATGGAGATTCGCGCGGAGGAGTGGGGCATCGACTTCTTCCTCACCGGCTCGCAGAAGGCGCTCGCGCTGCCGCCGGGGCTCGCCTTCGGCACCGCGTCGGAGCGGATGATGGCCCGCGCCGCCACGCTGCCGGGCCGCGGCCACTACTTCGACCTGCTGGAGTTCGACCGCTACCACACCAAGCACCAGACGCCCACCACGCCCGCGCTGAGTCTCGTCTACGCGCTCGTCGCACAGGCCCGCCGCATCGCCGGCGAGGGCGTTCCCGCCCGCGCCGCGCGCCACGCAGCCATGGCCGCCCGCACCCACGCCTGGGCGGAGTCCGACGGCGCCGCCCACGGCCTCTCCCTCTTCGCGCCGGAAGGCTTCCGCTCGCCCACCGTCACCACCCTCGCGCTGCCGGACGGGCTCGCGGGCGACGACGTGGTGAAGCGGCTGGCGGCGCGCGGCTGGACGATCGGCGGGGGATACGGGAAGCTGAAGGCGAACACCATCCGCATCGGCCACATGGGAGACCACGACTTGCAGGGACTGAACGCGCTGCTCCACGAACTCGCGGAGGTGCTGCCGTGA